AGCACTTATCCTTGCAGCATCAGTTGCTGGGTCTAAGTCTTCTAATTCTTTCATATTGTGAACAAGAACATCATTATATCCTGAAGGGTGTAAATACCTAATAGCTCTAGGGGTTCTGTAACCAATAGCCGGCATATCAGGTTTACCTGCTTCATATCTTCTCATTTTACTGGTTTTACCTCTAGGGCGTCTCCATTTGATTCCAAGTTTTTTATAACGAGCATATTCTTGTCTTTTAAATCTTTTATTAGCCATTTAAATCACCAAATTTATTCTTTGCTAATTAAATATATTCCATCTTGGAATACTCTAGGATCTCTTCCTTTAATTTTAGTTGCTTGTTCTAAGTTAGCCATGGTCTGACCAACATGTTCCTTATTGATACCAGTAATTGTAACCTCATCACCTTTAACTGAAACTTTTGATGAACCTACAACTTTAGCGGTTCTTGGGTGTCTTTCCCCGAGGAAATTGTCAATTACAACAGTATCTTTTTGAACTTTTACAGTCATTGGAAAGTGAGCAAATACAATTTTCATGTGGTAAGTGAAACCGTCAGTAACACCAATAATCATATTGTTAATGTGTGCTCTTGTAGTTCCAATCATTGCTTTATCTTTCTTTTTTGGAAATGCTGTTTCTAAAACAACAACATCATTTTCTTCTTTTATACTTACATTAGGATAAGTAAATTTTCTGGAGTCTTCTCCATTAGGCCCTTTAACAGAAACCTCTTTATTTTCAATTATAACTTCAACGCCTTCAGGGACTTCAATTTCTTCCCTTATAGCTGCAGCTACTACCATTTTATCACCTAATACATGTAAGCCAACAAACGTCCACCGATTCCTTTTTCTTTAGCCTCATAGTGAGTCATAATTCCTTGAGGAGTAGTGACGATTAAAATACCAAAGTTTTTTGCTGGCAAATATCTTTTTTCAAATTTCTCAAATTCATCTTTCTTAACAGCATGACGAGGTTTAATAACACCACATTTGTTGATGTTACCAATTAATTCAACAGTGAATTTACCTGCTCTGTTGTCATCAATATATTCAAAATTACCAATATAATTCTCTTTTTGCATAGTGCTTAAAACTTGTCCAATTAATTTGGAAGCAGGAGAAATAATACAAGAACCATTTACCTGTAATTCGTTATTTCTAATATTAGTTAAAGCATCAGCAAGAGGATCCATAAGACTCATAGTTATAACCTCTAATTATATTTTTTAAATCCAATTTTAGGGGCGATTTCCCTAAAACATTGTCTGCATAAGTTTAACCCGTATCTACTAATCATAGCAGAGTGGTCTCCACAACGACTACATTTTTTAGCAGCTTTTCCGTATTTTCTTGGCAAAATATCACCTTATTCAGTTACATAATTAACTTTGAAGTTTTCTTCCATAAATTTCATAGTTTCTTCTTTAGAAATCCTATGTTTTTGAGGAACTTTCTTTTGTTGGATTTTTCTTTTAGAAATTCTGTAACCAGGTTTTTCAAAAGTGACAGAAACATTCATACCAAAAATACCGATATCAGGATTATATCTCATACCAGGAATATCAATATGTTCTCTAATACCAAAAGAAAGGTTTCCTTGTGCATCAAATTGAGTAGGTTTAATATTTCTACTAATACCTTCCAAAACCATATCAATAGCTTTATCAGCTTTTTCACCACGTAAAGTTAATTTACATGCAATTGGTTGTTTTTTCCTAATTCCCCATTCAGGATTAGTAACTTTAGAGAAAGTTTTAACAGGGGTTTGATTAAACATGCTTTCTAAAAGTGTAATAGCACGGGATAATTTTTCACCTGCTTCACCAACACCAATGCTGACTGTAGCTTTTTCGATACGTACTTCATTCATTGGGTTCATTTATTAACCTCCAATAAAGATATTGCTGGCGCATCAGTACCAACTACAAATGCGTATTCTTTTAAAGTTAAAAATTCATCATTAGCACTATTTTCAATAATAATAGTATTTGGGTTAGTGGATTTGTTTTCAATGATTTCAGATACAGTACCTAATTCTCCGGTGTGTTTACCACCAGTAACAAGAATGGTAGCTCCTTTTTGTAAAGGATATACTTCAACAATTTCCTGTTCAGGCACTTTTAAAGAAATTACATCTCCAACTGAGTAAGCATCTTCATCAATGATAACATTTTTACCATCATGAAGGTTTAATTGAGTTTTTCCACCTTTAATAGTGGTTTTATTAACAATTTTAGATAATTTAGCACTGCCGTCTTCAATTAAATCTAATTGTAATCTGCCTTTTCTATCTAAAAGAACTCTATAAGATTCAGCGGTTTTTGGAATATCAATGATATCCATAAATCCTACTGGGAATTTATAGTCTTTAACAACTATTCCGTTGATTAAAATGTTACCAGAGTTGATAATTCTTTTTGCTTCTCTAGCGTTGTCTGCTAATTTTAAAACATCTCTAATAACTAAAGTTAATGGAATAGAATCACTAATGGAATGAGAACCTGCAGAAGGTTTTACAGTCCAAGTATCTTCTTTAGGATGGATAGGCCAAGATTTAGGTGCTTTATATCTTTTAAGATGTTTTCTAGATCCCATTTTAGCCATATTAATTATCTCCTTTATTTTTAATTCTTCTATCGTCGTTTAAATCTGCATCAATAATTACTAAGTTAGATGGATCAACTGGGAGAAAAGTAACAGTTCCATCAGGTTTTGATAAAGTAACTTCTTCAATGGTTACTTTGTAAGATTTGTAGTTTACACTGAGAACTTTACCTTCATGTCCTTTAAAGTCTCCACGTACAACTCTAACTTTGTCTCCTGATTTAACCGGTAAAGATTTTTTACCGACTTTATCCCTAATATCCTTACTTACAGATGCACTTAAATTTTTTCCACGTGCGTGAGCAGGAGCATTGTAAAGAGCTTTTCTTTGTTTTCTTGGTTGTTTTGACATTTTTTCACCTTATACTAATATGTTTGCTGCACTACCAACGCTAGGCCATCTGTCAGCTGCTTCTTTTGCAACAGGACCTCTGATTTCAGATCCTTTTAAAATTCCTTCCGGAGTAATAATAACAGCAGCGTTATCTTCAAATTTAACACGAAGACCATCAGCACGTCTATATTCCTTTTTTTGTCTAACTACAACTGCATTAACAACTTCCCTTCTCATATCTGCAGTTCCTTTTTTAACAGAAGCAACAACTAAATCTCCAACACCAGCAACGTCGAGTCTTCTTCTTACACCTTTAAATCCTTTTACGGAAATAATTTCGATTTCACGAGCACCAGTATTGTCAACACATTGGAGGGTTGCTCCAATTGGTAATGCCTTAGTTACACTTGAGGTTAATGGTTTCATACTATTTACTCTCCTTTAACTTCAACTAAAACAAAATGTTTAGTTTTACTTAATGGTCTACATTCTGCAACTTTTACAGAATCTCCAACATTCACATCTAAACAATCAGGTTTGTGAACATTGATTTTAGATTTCCTTTTTTCGTATCTTTCATATTTTTTAATGAATTTATAGTAACTACGTTCAACAGTAATAGTCCTTTCTGCTTTGTTACTTACAACAACACCTTCAAGAACTTGGCCTCTTACAGGCAAAGTCCCATGAAAAGGGCAGTTAGGATCATCACATGTAGTTTCTGGTTCTTGAACGTTAAGCCCAACCATATTATCACCATTTATATTTTTTTAAATCTTTTTTTTATTCTATCTTCAGGACGAACAGACAAAATATTACCATCAATTTCAACTTTTTCCCCGTTTGGAAGTTCAAAGACGAATAATGTTCCTTTTTTCGGAATCAATTTCTCTGTGCCTTTTTCTTCAATATTAATGGTATTTTTTGTCTCATCAATAACTGTTCCTTTTAAATTAAGAGATGAATTCTTATTAATCGCATGAACTTTCAATCCAATAAATTCATGATGAACTAAATTCTTTGA
The sequence above is drawn from the Methanobrevibacter sp. genome and encodes:
- a CDS encoding ribonuclease P protein component 1, with translation MITSKNLVHHEFIGLKVHAINKNSSLNLKGTVIDETKNTINIEEKGTEKLIPKKGTLFVFELPNGEKVEIDGNILSVRPEDRIKKRFKKI
- a CDS encoding 50S ribosomal protein L5; this encodes MNPMNEVRIEKATVSIGVGEAGEKLSRAITLLESMFNQTPVKTFSKVTNPEWGIRKKQPIACKLTLRGEKADKAIDMVLEGISRNIKPTQFDAQGNLSFGIREHIDIPGMRYNPDIGIFGMNVSVTFEKPGYRISKRKIQQKKVPQKHRISKEETMKFMEENFKVNYVTE
- a CDS encoding 50S ribosomal protein L6, which produces MVVAAAIREEIEVPEGVEVIIENKEVSVKGPNGEDSRKFTYPNVSIKEENDVVVLETAFPKKKDKAMIGTTRAHINNMIIGVTDGFTYHMKIVFAHFPMTVKVQKDTVVIDNFLGERHPRTAKVVGSSKVSVKGDEVTITGINKEHVGQTMANLEQATKIKGRDPRVFQDGIYLISKE
- a CDS encoding 50S ribosomal protein L32e, yielding MANKRFKRQEYARYKKLGIKWRRPRGKTSKMRRYEAGKPDMPAIGYRTPRAIRYLHPSGYNDVLVHNMKELEDLDPATDAARISASIGKRKKDLMLEKALELGIKVLNK
- the rplX gene encoding 50S ribosomal protein L24; this encodes MSKQPRKQRKALYNAPAHARGKNLSASVSKDIRDKVGKKSLPVKSGDKVRVVRGDFKGHEGKVLSVNYKSYKVTIEEVTLSKPDGTVTFLPVDPSNLVIIDADLNDDRRIKNKGDN
- a CDS encoding 30S ribosomal protein S17, encoding MVGLNVQEPETTCDDPNCPFHGTLPVRGQVLEGVVVSNKAERTITVERSYYKFIKKYERYEKRKSKINVHKPDCLDVNVGDSVKVAECRPLSKTKHFVLVEVKGE
- a CDS encoding 30S ribosomal protein S4e is translated as MAKMGSRKHLKRYKAPKSWPIHPKEDTWTVKPSAGSHSISDSIPLTLVIRDVLKLADNAREAKRIINSGNILINGIVVKDYKFPVGFMDIIDIPKTAESYRVLLDRKGRLQLDLIEDGSAKLSKIVNKTTIKGGKTQLNLHDGKNVIIDEDAYSVGDVISLKVPEQEIVEVYPLQKGATILVTGGKHTGELGTVSEIIENKSTNPNTIIIENSANDEFLTLKEYAFVVGTDAPAISLLEVNK
- a CDS encoding 30S ribosomal protein S8; this encodes MSLMDPLADALTNIRNNELQVNGSCIISPASKLIGQVLSTMQKENYIGNFEYIDDNRAGKFTVELIGNINKCGVIKPRHAVKKDEFEKFEKRYLPAKNFGILIVTTPQGIMTHYEAKEKGIGGRLLAYMY
- a CDS encoding 30S ribosomal protein S14, with the translated sequence MPRKYGKAAKKCSRCGDHSAMISRYGLNLCRQCFREIAPKIGFKKYN
- a CDS encoding 50S ribosomal protein L14 gives rise to the protein MKPLTSSVTKALPIGATLQCVDNTGAREIEIISVKGFKGVRRRLDVAGVGDLVVASVKKGTADMRREVVNAVVVRQKKEYRRADGLRVKFEDNAAVIITPEGILKGSEIRGPVAKEAADRWPSVGSAANILV